The following are encoded together in the Bradymonas sediminis genome:
- a CDS encoding MFS transporter, producing MTQSSPSLLMEDASYTPDPHRWRLLGLLIVVLFMSLIDVGIVNVAVPSIQEGLGASDAEIQWVLAGYALTFGVGLVTSGRAGDIYGRGPLFIIGIIVFTASSVACGLAQSALLLNIGRAVQGVGSCLIAPQVVGMIQQHFRGTERGRAFGIFGAAAAASFVVGPLTGGYIIMVAGVETGWRWTFLINLPIGILATFLAWRWLPRPLWTPRDPDANAERSLDPVGALLLGFAVLCVMLPFVEGRGAALVWLSLPLGLGLFAVWVWWEKRRKRLGLQPMVDLAIFKVKSFSNGTLMISLFFASNTGIWVLVALYLQSGLGHTAFASGSVGIPGSILSSLAALWGGKVVNTRGRAVVLGGMYLAALGIALSILVVWLRSQGLASEWFLWGSLGVLGIGQGFVVSPNQTLTLDEVPVRYAGSSGGIMQTGQRIGATVGISILTATAFASYHATNDWSQAFIAGLVVALIITLAATAVAYIDQRQRLQKPTPMTH from the coding sequence ATGACACAATCCTCACCAAGTCTCCTGATGGAAGACGCCAGTTACACCCCCGACCCGCACCGCTGGCGCCTCCTCGGTCTCCTCATTGTCGTGCTCTTCATGTCGCTGATCGACGTAGGCATCGTAAACGTCGCGGTGCCTTCCATTCAGGAAGGACTCGGCGCGAGCGACGCCGAGATCCAATGGGTCTTGGCCGGCTATGCGCTGACCTTTGGCGTGGGCCTGGTCACCTCGGGGCGCGCAGGCGATATCTACGGACGCGGGCCGCTCTTCATCATCGGGATCATCGTCTTTACCGCCTCATCGGTGGCCTGCGGGCTCGCCCAGAGCGCCCTGCTGCTCAATATCGGCCGCGCCGTCCAGGGCGTCGGCTCATGTCTAATCGCCCCCCAAGTCGTGGGCATGATACAACAACATTTCCGCGGCACCGAGCGCGGCCGCGCCTTCGGCATCTTTGGCGCCGCCGCCGCCGCATCTTTCGTCGTGGGACCGCTGACCGGCGGCTATATCATCATGGTCGCTGGCGTCGAGACCGGCTGGCGATGGACGTTTTTGATCAACCTCCCCATCGGTATTTTAGCCACATTCCTGGCCTGGCGATGGCTCCCGCGCCCGCTGTGGACGCCGCGCGACCCGGACGCCAACGCCGAGCGCAGCCTCGACCCCGTCGGCGCGCTGCTGCTCGGCTTTGCCGTGCTCTGCGTCATGCTCCCCTTCGTCGAGGGACGCGGCGCCGCGCTCGTATGGCTCTCATTGCCGCTGGGCTTAGGGCTCTTCGCCGTGTGGGTATGGTGGGAGAAGCGCCGCAAACGCCTTGGCCTGCAGCCGATGGTCGACCTTGCAATCTTCAAGGTCAAAAGCTTCTCCAACGGCACCCTGATGATCTCACTGTTCTTTGCCAGCAACACCGGCATCTGGGTGCTCGTCGCGCTCTACCTACAAAGCGGCCTGGGACACACCGCGTTTGCCTCGGGCTCGGTCGGCATCCCCGGCTCCATCCTGTCGAGCTTGGCCGCGCTGTGGGGCGGAAAGGTCGTCAACACCCGCGGACGCGCCGTCGTCCTGGGCGGCATGTATCTCGCAGCCCTCGGCATCGCCTTGAGCATCCTGGTCGTCTGGCTGCGCTCTCAAGGGCTCGCCAGCGAATGGTTCCTGTGGGGAAGCCTCGGCGTCCTGGGCATCGGCCAGGGCTTTGTCGTCAGCCCCAACCAGACCCTCACCCTCGACGAAGTCCCGGTTCGCTACGCCGGCAGCTCCGGCGGCATCATGCAGACCGGCCAACGCATCGGCGCCACCGTCGGCATCTCGATTTTGACCGCCACCGCCTTCGCCAGCTATCACGCCACCAATGACTGGTCCCAGGCCTTTATCGCCGGACTCGTCGTCGCCCTGATCATCACCCTGGCCGCCACCGCCGTCGCCTATATCGACCAGCGCCAGCGCCTGCAAAAACCCACACCCATGACGCATTAA
- a CDS encoding DUF4215 domain-containing protein, which yields MVLATGLFCASSASAQTTIPGGNLGNAAWTLAGSPYIVQGDATIQSGATLTIEPGVEVRFATSDNLSSGSDTNRVELIIKGTVDVNGSAAQPVKFTSNGTSSKGAWYGIVLESTATATIDHAIIEYANNGIETSATGASATISNVEARNNTNAGIYVASGEPSISHAYLHDNRYGARYSPTSAGRLEYARITDNTSYGVYATCQGGYSQTVIVDHSTIWKNGSNGVYLSCSATTSRGIAVANSVLAKNGGYGITRNVSYYGNLDAEYVNSWGNGSGDFRHTTTDARSFSANPLFVSDSDPTLTSNSPARFASSTGDDIGALPYTNTPTPGLYGTLWQDTTLSAAASPHRIAGDLTVAQGKTLTVEAGATLEFEGSDIMQSGDIVSKSEIRVYGALQVNGTAANPVLFKGIGSSSGYWHGIIVKEAATADINHALIRDTSYGLTTQTSAGVSVRSSEFTNATNAGVMVEKGEATLDSIHAHGNRHGVRVGPTARASIVNAVLQDNTSYGVYATCLGSQNNTTTIYSSTVHSNGSNGIYLSCSSTTNTGIDVYNSLVTQNGGYGVTRNVSYYGKLNVGFSNVWGNGSGDIRHSTLGAGNISANPLYANAPSDLSLTATSPCVDTGDSANAPAYDFVGNSRPFNGDGLNGAEYDIGAFEYGADSVCGDGTIGAGEACDDGANNGTYGHCLADCSGLGPRCGDDVINGTEACDDGANNGTNGFCNATCTGSTPYCGDGVINGTETCDDGAQNGNYGQCNASCTGLAPHCGDGVINGNETCDDGAQNASPGNCNATCSGPTNTCGDGVINGTETCDDGANNGAYGYCASDCSGPGARCGDGVVNGGEACDDGNSIDDDGCTNQCALATCGDGVVQPGEECDDGNLSNVDSCLNTCVRSSCGDGFQQPGEACDDGNDNDNDACLSTCRLASCGDGIVQEGVEECDDGNGSNTDACLNTCQLAACGDGHVEVGVEECDDGNTDDGDGCSSACTVESGEDVGYGEDVGYGDVGDDADVGIGSDIGSDIGTDIGEEGDSDAGADTGETGPNDPNATPADDGCGCASTSGYPAPGSTVYFVMLLLGLGGARLRRR from the coding sequence ATGGTGCTGGCAACCGGCCTCTTTTGCGCGTCGAGCGCCTCGGCCCAGACGACGATCCCCGGGGGCAACCTTGGCAACGCGGCGTGGACCCTTGCGGGGAGTCCCTACATCGTTCAGGGCGACGCGACGATCCAAAGCGGCGCGACCCTTACCATTGAGCCCGGCGTCGAGGTTCGCTTTGCGACCTCCGACAACCTCAGCTCCGGCAGCGACACCAACCGTGTCGAGCTGATCATCAAAGGCACGGTCGACGTCAACGGCAGCGCCGCCCAACCCGTAAAGTTCACAAGCAACGGCACCTCATCCAAAGGCGCCTGGTATGGCATCGTGCTCGAGTCTACCGCGACCGCGACCATCGATCATGCCATCATCGAATACGCGAACAACGGCATCGAGACGTCCGCCACGGGCGCCTCAGCGACCATCAGCAACGTGGAAGCGCGCAACAATACAAACGCCGGCATCTATGTGGCGAGCGGTGAACCGAGCATTTCGCACGCCTATCTGCATGACAACCGATACGGCGCGCGGTACTCACCCACCTCCGCTGGACGCCTTGAATATGCCCGCATCACCGACAACACCTCTTACGGCGTCTACGCAACCTGCCAGGGAGGCTATAGCCAAACGGTCATCGTCGATCATTCAACGATCTGGAAGAATGGCTCCAACGGCGTGTATCTCTCGTGCTCGGCGACCACCAGCCGCGGTATCGCCGTCGCCAACTCGGTCCTGGCAAAGAACGGCGGCTACGGCATCACACGCAACGTGAGCTACTACGGCAACCTGGACGCGGAATACGTCAACTCATGGGGCAATGGCAGCGGCGACTTCCGTCATACGACCACGGACGCCCGCTCATTCTCGGCCAACCCCCTCTTCGTCTCCGATTCCGACCCGACTCTGACCTCAAACTCACCGGCGCGCTTTGCCAGCAGCACCGGCGACGATATCGGTGCGCTGCCCTATACCAACACGCCAACCCCCGGGCTCTACGGAACCCTCTGGCAAGACACCACGCTGAGCGCGGCGGCGAGTCCGCACCGCATCGCCGGAGACCTCACGGTTGCCCAGGGCAAGACGCTGACGGTCGAGGCGGGCGCCACCCTCGAATTTGAGGGCAGCGACATCATGCAAAGCGGCGACATCGTCAGCAAATCGGAGATTCGGGTCTACGGCGCCCTGCAGGTCAACGGCACCGCCGCAAACCCGGTGCTCTTTAAGGGCATTGGCAGCTCTTCTGGGTATTGGCACGGCATCATCGTCAAAGAAGCCGCGACCGCCGACATCAACCACGCGCTTATCCGGGACACCAGCTACGGCCTCACCACCCAAACCTCCGCGGGTGTGAGCGTCCGCTCCTCCGAGTTCACCAACGCCACCAATGCTGGCGTCATGGTCGAAAAGGGTGAGGCGACCCTCGACTCCATTCACGCCCACGGCAATCGCCACGGCGTGCGCGTCGGCCCAACTGCGCGAGCCTCGATCGTCAACGCGGTGCTTCAAGACAACACATCTTATGGCGTGTACGCGACGTGTCTTGGCTCGCAGAATAATACGACCACCATCTATAGCTCGACGGTCCACAGCAACGGCTCCAACGGCATCTATTTAAGTTGCTCCTCAACCACAAATACCGGGATCGACGTATATAACTCCCTGGTGACCCAGAATGGAGGCTACGGCGTTACGCGAAACGTCAGCTATTATGGCAAGCTCAACGTCGGCTTTTCGAATGTATGGGGGAACGGCAGCGGCGACATCCGCCACTCCACCCTGGGGGCCGGCAATATCTCGGCCAACCCGCTCTACGCCAACGCCCCCTCCGACCTGAGCCTGACCGCCACCAGCCCGTGCGTCGACACCGGCGACTCCGCCAACGCCCCGGCCTATGATTTCGTCGGCAACAGTCGCCCCTTCAACGGCGACGGGCTCAACGGAGCTGAATACGATATCGGCGCCTTTGAGTACGGCGCGGACAGCGTATGCGGCGACGGCACCATTGGCGCAGGAGAAGCCTGCGACGACGGCGCAAATAACGGCACCTATGGCCATTGCCTGGCCGATTGTTCCGGCCTCGGACCGCGCTGCGGCGACGACGTCATTAACGGCACCGAGGCCTGCGATGACGGCGCAAACAACGGAACGAACGGCTTCTGCAACGCGACCTGCACCGGCTCCACGCCCTATTGCGGCGACGGTGTCATCAACGGCACCGAGACCTGCGATGACGGCGCTCAGAACGGCAATTACGGGCAATGTAACGCCTCCTGCACCGGTCTTGCCCCGCATTGCGGCGACGGCGTCATCAACGGCAACGAGACCTGCGACGACGGCGCTCAAAACGCCAGCCCCGGCAACTGCAACGCGACCTGCAGCGGCCCGACCAACACCTGCGGCGACGGCGTCATCAACGGCACCGAGACCTGCGATGACGGCGCAAATAACGGCGCCTACGGCTATTGCGCGAGCGACTGCTCCGGCCCCGGCGCGCGCTGCGGCGACGGCGTGGTCAACGGCGGCGAGGCATGCGACGACGGAAACTCCATCGACGACGACGGCTGCACCAACCAATGTGCCCTGGCCACCTGCGGCGACGGCGTCGTCCAGCCCGGCGAGGAATGCGACGACGGCAACCTGAGCAATGTCGACAGCTGCCTGAACACCTGCGTACGCTCGAGCTGCGGCGACGGCTTCCAGCAACCCGGCGAGGCCTGCGATGATGGCAATGACAACGATAACGACGCCTGTCTCTCAACCTGCCGACTGGCCTCTTGTGGCGACGGCATCGTCCAAGAAGGCGTCGAGGAATGCGACGACGGCAACGGCTCGAACACCGACGCCTGCCTAAACACCTGCCAACTCGCCGCCTGCGGCGACGGCCATGTCGAGGTCGGCGTCGAAGAGTGCGACGACGGAAACACCGACGACGGCGACGGTTGCAGCAGCGCCTGCACCGTGGAGTCTGGCGAGGACGTTGGCTATGGCGAAGACGTCGGGTATGGCGATGTGGGTGATGACGCTGACGTGGGCATCGGGTCAGATATCGGCTCAGATATCGGAACCGACATCGGCGAAGAAGGCGACTCTGACGCGGGCGCCGACACCGGTGAAACCGGCCCCAACGACCCGAACGCCACTCCGGCCGACGACGGATGCGGCTGCGCGTCAACCTCGGGCTACCCGGCCCCCGGGAGCACCGTCTACTTCGTGATGCTCCTGCTGGGTCTCGGCGGCGCGCGCCTTCGTCGCCGCTGA
- a CDS encoding phage tail sheath family protein, with protein sequence MKRSALKRKYISLLGALLLVASAAGCDYSGADDKLADAGPDAGVLDTGGRSDAAGSDATGSDATGSDATGSDATGSDATGSDATGSDATDVVDDADISDTGDARDADTADTTPDPVEDPCENPIAPGPIHDIDISATVFVGPVPVSGAQRPVEVDSYAAYQSQFGVGSTAGPPADADAMAWSVYLYFENGGERAFVAPTASDVPTSVELERLAGIGEPAMIVVPGLSGIQDAGERALAYGRMGTFIQGAQATDLLWISDLPAGLSVEEITTTQSFNAPVTIHSNRVALYHPWLKVSTAGATPLEVAPSGAVAGVIARLGLERGIWTAPAGPTATFQSIDGFAQALDNSEISDLLSLNINALRVLSGAPVIWGARTLERDDNHMKYVSVRRFATLIDASMRAGVRDIFWRVNDASLRQELEERMDDYMSGLFRSGAFEGASAGQSYFVQDFVNSTSMPDIQAGKLTFEYGFAPIRPAEFHLGRFERTVGSCLSDSP encoded by the coding sequence ATGAAACGATCGGCTCTGAAGCGAAAATATATCTCATTGCTCGGGGCTTTGCTGCTCGTGGCATCTGCGGCCGGCTGTGATTATAGCGGGGCCGACGATAAGCTGGCGGATGCAGGGCCGGACGCTGGTGTGTTGGATACTGGCGGTCGCTCCGACGCAGCGGGTAGCGATGCGACCGGCAGCGATGCCACCGGCAGTGATGCGACGGGCAGTGATGCGACGGGCAGCGACGCGACGGGCAGCGACGCGACGGGCAGCGATGCGACGGACGTGGTTGATGACGCGGATATAAGCGACACGGGGGATGCTAGAGATGCCGACACGGCGGACACGACGCCGGACCCGGTGGAAGACCCCTGCGAGAACCCCATCGCGCCGGGGCCGATTCACGATATAGATATTTCGGCGACGGTCTTTGTGGGGCCGGTCCCCGTGTCGGGCGCTCAGCGGCCAGTCGAAGTCGATAGCTACGCGGCGTATCAGAGCCAATTTGGCGTTGGTTCCACCGCCGGTCCGCCCGCGGACGCCGATGCGATGGCCTGGTCAGTCTATCTCTACTTCGAGAACGGCGGCGAGCGGGCCTTTGTCGCACCAACGGCCTCGGATGTTCCGACATCAGTGGAGCTTGAGCGGCTCGCCGGGATTGGTGAACCCGCGATGATCGTGGTGCCGGGGCTCTCCGGGATCCAGGACGCCGGCGAGCGAGCGTTGGCCTATGGGCGCATGGGAACCTTTATTCAGGGAGCGCAGGCCACTGATTTGTTGTGGATCAGCGACCTACCCGCAGGGTTAAGCGTCGAGGAGATTACCACCACACAGAGCTTCAACGCGCCGGTGACCATTCATAGTAACCGCGTCGCGCTATACCACCCGTGGCTTAAAGTCAGCACCGCTGGGGCGACGCCCCTGGAGGTCGCACCATCCGGAGCGGTCGCCGGGGTCATCGCCCGCCTGGGGCTCGAACGGGGTATTTGGACGGCGCCGGCGGGGCCAACCGCGACTTTTCAGAGCATCGATGGCTTCGCTCAGGCCCTCGATAATAGCGAGATTAGTGATCTTCTATCTTTGAATATCAACGCGCTGCGCGTTTTGTCGGGCGCCCCGGTTATCTGGGGCGCGCGCACCCTTGAGCGCGACGATAACCATATGAAATATGTGTCAGTGCGCCGGTTCGCCACTCTTATCGACGCGAGCATGCGCGCCGGGGTCCGCGATATTTTTTGGCGCGTCAACGACGCGAGTCTCCGCCAGGAGTTGGAGGAGCGCATGGATGACTATATGAGCGGTCTCTTTCGAAGCGGCGCCTTTGAGGGGGCGAGCGCCGGGCAATCCTATTTTGTCCAGGACTTCGTCAACTCAACATCGATGCCCGATATTCAGGCGGGCAAGCTCACCTTCGAGTATGGCTTTGCGCCGATTCGGCCGGCTGAGTTTCATCTGGGGCGCTTCGAGCGCACCGTTGGCTCCTGCTTGTCCGACAGCCCATGA
- a CDS encoding RCC1 domain-containing protein: protein MDVSSGDVDEPDSGWGGCAEDFYVVADEAEPAGARCAPCPDGTVNKDPYASECVVPLKSVSAGRDRGCGILRMTEAHYCWGNVSDPTPLSFDDSRKFHSIDIGEFGICGIREATRRVICEPNSLENVPLEVIGVRVESVSVGFNHACAIREEDSRVICWGNNDYGQRDEIPTETRFKSISAGDSHTCGIDEEGYVHCWGDLLGGEYSGEPTGNRYEIPPSDKFRAVSVGFSYACGILEADAKVKCWGVPQGGSNMSPPEIAATSLSVGRYHACATPTADDQGVVCWGDGGDDLVLNSPAGGEFRSVSVGFNLACAIREFDNKVSCWGSDYAGQVRDAP from the coding sequence GTGGACGTCAGTTCCGGGGACGTGGATGAGCCAGACAGCGGCTGGGGTGGGTGCGCGGAAGACTTCTATGTGGTCGCGGACGAGGCGGAGCCGGCGGGGGCACGATGCGCGCCATGTCCCGACGGCACCGTGAATAAGGACCCCTATGCAAGCGAATGTGTCGTGCCGCTCAAGAGCGTGTCGGCGGGGCGCGACCGTGGGTGCGGAATCCTGCGGATGACCGAGGCGCATTATTGTTGGGGGAATGTGAGCGATCCAACGCCACTCTCTTTCGACGATTCGAGGAAATTTCATTCCATCGATATCGGCGAGTTTGGCATCTGCGGCATTCGAGAAGCGACCCGGAGGGTTATATGTGAGCCGAACTCCTTAGAGAATGTACCGCTCGAAGTGATCGGGGTGCGTGTAGAGTCGGTCTCGGTTGGCTTCAACCATGCGTGTGCCATCCGAGAAGAGGATTCACGTGTCATTTGCTGGGGCAATAATGACTACGGTCAGCGCGACGAGATCCCCACGGAGACGAGGTTTAAGTCGATTTCAGCCGGCGACTCCCACACCTGTGGGATCGATGAGGAGGGTTATGTTCATTGTTGGGGCGACCTTCTCGGGGGCGAGTATAGCGGCGAGCCAACGGGCAATCGGTATGAGATCCCGCCATCGGACAAATTTCGCGCGGTTTCTGTTGGGTTCTCTTATGCCTGCGGCATTTTAGAGGCGGATGCCAAAGTCAAATGTTGGGGCGTTCCTCAAGGGGGCTCCAATATGTCGCCGCCGGAGATTGCTGCCACCTCCCTATCGGTAGGGCGGTATCATGCATGCGCCACACCTACAGCGGACGACCAGGGAGTCGTCTGTTGGGGGGATGGGGGCGACGATCTCGTGTTGAACTCTCCAGCGGGCGGTGAATTTAGGTCTGTGTCGGTAGGTTTTAATTTGGCCTGTGCGATTCGGGAGTTCGACAACAAGGTGAGCTGTTGGGGCTCGGATTATGCGGGGCAAGTACGCGACGCGCCCTAG
- a CDS encoding alanine/glycine:cation symporter family protein — protein MDALKQFLENASSIIWGPFLLIPLLLGVGVFLTLRLGGIQFRMLFPALRLGLIKRADPQAKGDISQYQALATALAATVGTGNIVGVATAIAIGGPGALFWVWVTGLAGMATKYAETFLAVRFRGTDEAGEKSGGPQYYLERGIRGRLGKVLGVSFAVFTTIACFGIGNMTQGNAIASNLEASWSLPVGAVGVGLALMTFVVLVGGIKWIGRVTATLVPLMIVFYVTGGLYILAVNVSALPAALSLILSDAFTGTSAVGGFAGSTILIAMRTGVARGLFSNESGLGSAAMAAAAAKTTHPVRQGLVAMTQTFIDTIIVVSITGLTIVVTGTWQQTDPVSGEQISAAVMTGEAFAHGLPGQWGHWVVTMGIVLFAYSTILGWSYYGERNVERLVGRRGVMPYRVLYSMVVFVGCTSELTTVWTFSDVANGLMALPNLVGLILLSGLVMRETSYYLRHDPTLIATRDEVEAFMAGRPGWAQWKAGDVIGSSRRGLGQRGGE, from the coding sequence ATGGACGCGTTGAAGCAGTTTTTAGAGAACGCGAGTTCGATAATCTGGGGCCCCTTTTTGCTCATCCCGCTACTTTTGGGCGTGGGTGTTTTCCTCACGCTTCGGCTGGGGGGGATTCAGTTTCGGATGCTCTTTCCGGCGCTTCGGCTCGGGTTGATTAAGAGGGCGGACCCGCAGGCGAAGGGCGATATTTCGCAATACCAGGCGCTGGCGACGGCGCTGGCTGCGACGGTAGGCACCGGCAATATCGTAGGCGTTGCGACCGCGATTGCCATCGGCGGGCCGGGGGCGTTGTTCTGGGTGTGGGTGACCGGTCTGGCCGGCATGGCGACTAAATACGCGGAGACCTTTTTGGCGGTGCGTTTTCGGGGCACGGATGAGGCCGGCGAGAAGTCGGGTGGGCCGCAATATTATCTGGAGCGGGGCATTCGCGGGCGGCTCGGGAAGGTGCTGGGGGTGTCTTTTGCGGTATTCACCACGATTGCCTGCTTTGGCATTGGCAATATGACCCAGGGGAACGCCATCGCCTCGAATCTTGAGGCGAGTTGGTCGCTTCCGGTGGGCGCGGTCGGCGTGGGTCTGGCGCTGATGACCTTCGTTGTGTTGGTGGGAGGCATCAAATGGATTGGGCGGGTGACGGCGACTCTGGTGCCACTGATGATCGTGTTTTATGTCACCGGCGGTCTATATATTTTGGCCGTGAATGTGTCCGCGCTACCGGCGGCGCTTTCCCTTATTCTGAGCGACGCGTTCACGGGAACCTCAGCGGTGGGCGGGTTCGCGGGCTCGACCATTCTGATCGCGATGCGCACCGGCGTGGCGCGAGGGCTGTTCTCGAACGAGTCGGGGCTTGGGTCGGCGGCGATGGCAGCGGCTGCGGCGAAGACGACGCATCCGGTGCGCCAGGGACTGGTCGCCATGACGCAGACCTTTATCGACACGATTATCGTGGTGAGCATCACGGGTTTGACGATCGTGGTCACCGGCACGTGGCAGCAAACCGACCCGGTCTCGGGTGAGCAGATCAGCGCGGCGGTGATGACCGGCGAGGCGTTCGCGCATGGATTGCCCGGTCAATGGGGGCATTGGGTGGTGACCATGGGGATTGTGCTCTTCGCTTATTCCACGATTCTCGGTTGGTCCTACTATGGCGAGCGCAACGTGGAGCGGCTGGTGGGGCGTCGCGGGGTGATGCCGTATCGCGTGCTCTATTCGATGGTGGTCTTTGTTGGGTGCACCTCGGAGCTGACGACGGTGTGGACGTTCTCGGACGTGGCGAACGGCCTGATGGCGTTGCCGAACCTGGTTGGGCTTATCCTATTGTCCGGGTTGGTGATGCGCGAGACGAGCTATTATCTGCGCCACGACCCGACCCTGATCGCGACGCGTGATGAGGTCGAGGCGTTTATGGCGGGTCGGCCCGGCTGGGCCCAGTGGAAGGCCGGCGACGTCATCGGTTCCTCTCGTCGGGGATTGGGGCAGCGTGGGGGCGAATAA
- a CDS encoding type II toxin-antitoxin system VapC family toxin has translation MDLTQYMPAMPLSLLEIILIALLLAIIGRVVFRLLQWRPGRPQKPARPKRRASKARLNAAGWTLLVDGSNFAHRDAKGGTTKVRLDYLMEVLRVLEHRFKNAKIKVFCDANLRYKLNKTDQPKFIAEVERRKPRFFETHGKSADDVLLQYARKNKKCIIVSNDRFSKGDEPALRIGTPLLKISISARGVRLPLKFDHFRDPDRPSKNSRTPLNELF, from the coding sequence ATGGACCTGACCCAATATATGCCTGCGATGCCGCTCTCATTGCTCGAGATCATCCTCATCGCCCTGCTGCTCGCGATCATCGGCCGCGTCGTCTTTAGACTTTTGCAATGGCGACCCGGCAGGCCCCAAAAACCCGCTCGCCCCAAGCGTCGCGCGTCCAAAGCCCGCCTCAACGCCGCGGGGTGGACGCTGCTGGTCGACGGCAGCAACTTCGCGCATCGCGACGCTAAAGGTGGCACGACAAAGGTGCGCTTAGACTATTTGATGGAGGTCCTGCGTGTATTGGAGCATCGCTTTAAGAACGCCAAAATCAAGGTCTTCTGCGACGCCAACCTTCGCTATAAACTCAATAAAACCGACCAGCCTAAGTTCATCGCCGAGGTCGAGCGCCGAAAGCCGCGCTTCTTCGAAACCCACGGCAAATCCGCCGACGATGTGCTGCTACAATACGCGCGCAAGAATAAAAAATGCATCATCGTCTCCAACGACCGCTTCAGCAAAGGCGATGAGCCCGCGCTCCGCATCGGCACGCCTCTGCTAAAAATCAGCATCTCCGCCCGAGGCGTGCGCCTCCCCCTAAAATTCGACCATTTTCGCGACCCCGACCGCCCCTCGAAGAACTCCCGCACACCCTTGAACGAACTCTTTTAG